One part of the Panthera leo isolate Ple1 chromosome D4, P.leo_Ple1_pat1.1, whole genome shotgun sequence genome encodes these proteins:
- the CD4H9orf57 gene encoding uncharacterized protein C9orf57 homolog: MRIVFSDVFTLLCLLDVSYLSSVPGGAGGVICRLCNLSIPFHGCLLDLGTCKTKPGQYCVKEIHVKGGIQWYSIQGCTETQDECFKRVTKPSGILSTHCCLYSLCNL, encoded by the exons ATGAGGATTGTCTTCAGTGATGTTTTTACCTTACTCTGCCTCTTGGATG ttagttatttatCTTCTGTACCTGGAGGTGCTGGAGGTGTGATTTGTAGATTATGCAACCTCTCAATCCCCTTCCATGGATGTCTTTTGGATCTTGGAACCTGCAAAACAAAACCTGGTCAGTACTGCGTAAAAGAGATTCACGTGAAAG GTGGAATTCAGTGGTATTCCATTCAAGGTTGCACAGAGACCCAAGATGAGTGCTTCAAGAGAGTAACAAAGCCTTCTGGAATTCTCTCTACTCACTGTTGCCTTTATTCCTTGTGCAATCTTTGA